In Fusarium falciforme chromosome 9, complete sequence, the sequence GTTGTAGTCGTTCGGATATTCGATTCGACTTACAGTAGGCGAGGGATGTGTTTCCGGTAAGTTGGACACCTGAGAACTGATATTAGCTGAGGTCATTGAAAACTAGACTTGATACATACCAATCTGGAGAGTGATGACGATAAACATGCGCCAGCGGTTGGCAGGAAGAAGGAATTCCTTCCATGTAAGACCCTCAGTGAtgcgctcctcctcagcaatACCAGCTAGAATCTCGTCCATCCTGTACAAAGCCCGTTAGATGGTGCAAAAACCAAATCCACGGCCACTTACTCTGACTGAATTTCAGGGGTCAATTCACCACCACGAACCCACACCAACGACTCCAAAGCCTCCTCGTGTCTCCCAACCTTGGCCAACCAACGGCAACTCTCCTTTGTAAGCAACATACCCATGCCGAGGATTCCACCAGGTACAAGCTGCAGTCCAACAGGAACTCTCCATTGCGCTGTCGTCGAAGGCATGTGCTCGGCAACAGCGTAGTCGATCCAGTAGCTCGTAAAGACGCCGAGGGTGAAGAAGAACTGGAACATGCTACCCAGCTGGCCGCGGATCGCCTTGGGTGCCATCTCGGCGCTGAACATGGGGATGATGACGGTCGCGATGCCCACGCCGAGGCCCGAGATGACGCGTCCGGCGTACCACGTCGCGACCGAATTGTTTGGGTAGAAGAGCTGAAGGATCGCGCCAATGTTGAACACGCACGAGGCTAGAACAATGGACCATCGTCGACCGTATCGTGCGGTAAAGGGCCAGACAAAGAAGCAGGCGAAAAAGGCTGTGCTGTGTTAGCGTAGGGGGCAAGTTGGGGAATATCAAGATGTTCACCTCCGGCTTGCAAGAGACTGGCCGAGTTGGAACTGACCGTCGACTTGCTCTCGGGCGTCATACCCATGTCTCGTTGGAAACTCTCAAGCGACAAGACACCCCCGACGATACCAGTGTCATAGGCAAAGAGGAAAGATCCTACGCAGCACAAGGCCACGAGGTACGAGGCACGAAAAGTGCCGAGACGCGACATTGCAGCAGATTTGCCAATGCTCGAAGTAGTTTGAAGCTGGATGTGGATTTTAGAATGTGACGTCCATTTGATGCTTTATAAGATAT encodes:
- a CDS encoding MFS domain-containing protein, translating into MSRLGTFRASYLVALCCVGSFLFAYDTGIVGGVLSLESFQRDMGMTPESKSTVSSNSASLLQAGAFFACFFVWPFTARYGRRWSIVLASCVFNIGAILQLFYPNNSVATWYAGRVISGLGVGIATVIIPMFSAEMAPKAIRGQLGSMFQFFFTLGVFTSYWIDYAVAEHMPSTTAQWRVPVGLQLVPGGILGMGMLLTKESCRWLAKVGRHEEALESLVWVRGGELTPEIQSEMDEILAGIAEEERITEGLTWKEFLLPANRWRMFIVITLQIGVQLTGNTSLAYFSPQIFNAVGAGSNAFLFSGFFGLVKVVACLFFLLFLVERIGRRGSLILGAFMMGVYMLIVAVITATHPPVAGGGMTSASVASLTMIYLEAMTYNISWGPVPWLYMSEIFPTRIREGGIAVGTATQWLWNFAFSQITPHAVENLGWKTFLMFCIFNFALVVYAWFIIKETKGRSLEEMELIFNAKHTRIDLERSSNDAPGSPKASLQIENNSVEGTKN